A window of the Echeneis naucrates chromosome 3, fEcheNa1.1, whole genome shotgun sequence genome harbors these coding sequences:
- the hnf4b gene encoding hepatic nuclear factor 4, beta, whose protein sequence is MKLTETILKLAFTHCSTETDLVNQGVKMPLQTETADSPDLAATSSLSCPDGGRNQCSICADRATGKHYGIASCDGCKGFFRRSIRKNHTYSCRFDRKCSVDKHRRNQCRYCRLQECFKAGMRKEAVQNERDCINSHRAKGQTAGSLSISVLLQAEASVQQFPVLASPESHVVITNKRTAGMRDVFQSMKQQLLLLVEWAKHIPEFCNLPIRDKVTLLQTHSAEHLILGAARRSLPYNNLILLGNDFVITLRDAQIEVSRVAFRIQEELVKPLRELDITDKEFACLKTIVFFSPACPSLESPRLVRDLRFQAQLLLEEVTCEKRGRFGELLLIIPPLQSVAWQMVETLHLARLLGEAQMDSLLQEMLLGEGAKAGNGLSTGTDNPHAQESSSPTKLTNGILRLQ, encoded by the exons ATGAAGCTTACTGAGACTATCCTTAAACTGGCCTTCACTCATTGCAGCACAGAAACCGACCTTGTAAACCAGGGAGTGAAGATGCCCCTGCAAACTGAAACAGCAG ATTCACCAGATTTAGCAGCCACCTCATCACTGTCATGTCCTGATGGAGGCAGGAATCAGTGTTCCATATGTGCAGATAGAGCCACAGGTAAGCACTATGGCATAGCCAGCTGCGATGGCTGCAAGGGCTTCTTCAGGAGGAGCATTCGCAAGAACCACACTTACAGCTGTCG gttCGACAGGAAATGTTCTGTGGATAAGCACAGAAGAAACCAGTGTCGTTACTGTAGACTACAAGAGTGTTTCAAGGCCGGAATGAGAAAAGAAg CTGTTCAAAATGAGAGAGACTGCATCAACAGTCACAGAGCCAAAGGACAGACAGCGGGCAGTCTGTCCATCAGCGTTCTCCTGCAGGCAGAGGCCAGCGTTCAACAG TTCCCAGTTTTGGCCTCACCTGAAAGTCATGTCGTCATCACCAACAAGAGGACAGCTGGAATGAGGGACGTGTTTCAGTCCATGAAGCAGCAACTCCTCCTGCTGGTGGAATGGGCAAAACACATCCCAGAGTTTTGCAACCTTCCAATACGTGACAAG GTAACCCTCCTCCAAACTCACTCTGCAGAACATCTTATTCTAGGAGCCGCAAGGCGGTCACTACCTTACAACAATCTCATTCTTCTAG GCAATGATTTTGTGATCACCTTGAGAGATGCACAGATTGAGGTGTCCAGAGTGGCATTCAGAATCCAAGAAGAGTTGGTCAAACCTCTCAGAGAGCTGGACATCACAGACAAAGAGTTTGCTTGCCTCAAAACCATCGTTTTCTTTTCCCCAG CCTGTCCCAGTTTGGAAAGTCCTCGGCTAGTTCGAGATCTACGGTTCCAGGCCCAACTTCTGCTGGAAGAAGTAACCTGTGAGAAACGAGGAAGGTTTGGGGAGCTCTTGCTGATCATTCCTCCCCTGCAGAGTGTGGCCTGGCAGATGGTGGAGACTCTTCACTTAGCACGGCTGCTGGGTGAAGCCCAAATGGACAGTCTTCTGCAGGAGATGCTGCTGGGAGAGGGAGCCAAAGCAGGGAATGGACTATCTACAG gCACTGACAATCCTCATGCCCAGGAAAGTTCTTCACCTACAAAGCTGACCAATGGCATCCTCAGATTGCAGTAA